Proteins encoded in a region of the Mycobacteriales bacterium genome:
- the rsmG gene encoding 16S rRNA (guanine(527)-N(7))-methyltransferase RsmG, translated as MDTELVVPPHAAAVFGPAVDRAAAYARLLATDGTIRGLIGPREVPRLWDRHLLNSAAIAALVPDRARVVDVGSGAGLPGIPLALARPDLRVTLLEPLARRAAFLTECVEQLGLDTVTVVRGRAEEGHIRRELGGADVVTARAVAPLDKLAGWCLPLLRSGGLLLALKGSTAAEELAAVQPLADAADAVVTEVGDPPATVVVVTRGTVRATARGGRAR; from the coding sequence GTGGACACTGAGTTGGTCGTACCGCCGCACGCCGCCGCGGTCTTCGGTCCCGCCGTCGACCGGGCGGCGGCGTACGCGCGGCTGCTGGCGACCGACGGCACCATCCGCGGGCTGATCGGCCCGCGGGAGGTGCCCCGGCTCTGGGACCGGCACCTGCTCAACTCGGCTGCGATCGCCGCGCTGGTCCCGGACCGGGCCCGCGTCGTCGACGTCGGCAGCGGGGCTGGCCTGCCCGGCATCCCGCTCGCGCTGGCCCGGCCGGACTTGCGCGTGACCTTGCTGGAGCCGCTGGCCCGGCGGGCCGCCTTCCTCACCGAGTGCGTCGAGCAGCTCGGCCTGGACACCGTGACGGTGGTCCGGGGCCGGGCCGAGGAGGGCCACATCCGGCGGGAGCTCGGTGGCGCCGACGTGGTGACCGCCCGTGCGGTCGCACCCCTGGACAAGCTGGCCGGCTGGTGCCTCCCGCTGCTGCGCTCCGGTGGTCTGCTGCTGGCGCTGAAGGGGTCGACCGCGGCGGAAGAGCTGGCCGCGGTCCAACCGCTGGCCGACGCGGCGGACGCCGTGGTCACCGAGGTAGGAGATCCGCCCGCGACGGTGGTCGTCGTGACCAGGGGTACGGTGCGGGCGACGGCACGAGGAGGCCGAGCACGGTGA